A single genomic interval of Desulfovibrio sp. harbors:
- a CDS encoding TolC family protein, with product MSIPVRRLRRSSSVLALLFSCCVVTVLATGGPVSAQALDLPALVAEALQQNPELSAAQARVTSARHRIPQAKALPDPSISAGYTNVGLSSYTFGKYDDAQWAFSASQTIPFPGKLIQKGKVAEKESETLSLQLLALKLATVARVKELYYDLFVAHRTMEILAEKAKLLEQVEKAALSRYASTMGGQGEAVMAQTEKYMLMEKVEMVRQRLNTLEGMLNATLGRDVKSPLGKPGEPSKAPYKKSLDDLLVKAAFDSPENKARMKKVEKAEARVSQAKAEFVPDVTLSAGYGQKGYRANQEPYMTVGEGIDITGTPGYRQRWIDMWSASVSMTVPIFFFMKQAEGLKESRSDLSESKYDLEASKNMIASSIRENYSMLQSAERLSELISTGTLPKVRQDFQLAMAGYAGGKGDIYAVVGRLKSLLDYEAQYWAQLAEKQKAVARLESLAGITDGLTLPKSPDSVNGTGNGGHKDAMAGQQHAKSNQQ from the coding sequence ATGAGCATACCCGTCCGCCGGTTAAGGCGATCATCATCGGTCTTGGCTCTTCTTTTCTCCTGCTGCGTCGTAACCGTACTCGCCACAGGCGGCCCCGTCAGTGCCCAGGCCCTGGACCTCCCCGCCCTGGTGGCCGAAGCGCTCCAGCAGAACCCGGAGCTTTCGGCCGCCCAGGCCAGGGTGACCTCAGCCCGGCACCGCATTCCCCAGGCAAAGGCTCTGCCCGACCCCTCCATATCGGCCGGGTATACCAACGTGGGCTTAAGCTCCTACACCTTCGGCAAGTACGACGACGCCCAGTGGGCCTTCAGCGCCTCCCAGACGATTCCCTTCCCGGGAAAGCTCATCCAGAAGGGCAAGGTGGCCGAGAAGGAGAGCGAGACCCTTAGCCTGCAGCTTCTGGCGCTCAAGCTGGCCACGGTGGCCCGGGTGAAGGAGCTCTACTACGACCTGTTCGTGGCCCACCGCACCATGGAGATTCTGGCGGAAAAGGCCAAGCTCCTGGAGCAGGTGGAAAAGGCCGCCCTGTCCCGGTACGCCTCCACCATGGGCGGCCAGGGCGAGGCCGTGATGGCCCAGACCGAGAAATACATGCTCATGGAAAAGGTGGAGATGGTCCGCCAGAGGCTAAACACCCTGGAGGGGATGCTGAACGCCACCCTTGGCCGGGACGTGAAATCGCCGCTCGGCAAACCGGGCGAGCCCTCCAAGGCACCCTACAAGAAGAGCCTGGACGACCTCCTGGTGAAGGCCGCCTTCGATTCGCCCGAGAACAAGGCCCGCATGAAGAAGGTGGAGAAGGCCGAGGCCAGGGTGTCGCAGGCCAAGGCGGAGTTCGTGCCGGACGTCACCCTCTCCGCCGGGTACGGCCAGAAAGGCTACAGGGCCAACCAGGAACCCTACATGACCGTCGGAGAGGGAATCGACATCACCGGGACGCCCGGCTACCGCCAGCGCTGGATCGACATGTGGAGCGCCAGCGTCTCCATGACCGTGCCCATCTTCTTTTTCATGAAACAGGCCGAGGGGCTCAAGGAGTCCAGGTCCGACCTGTCTGAATCCAAGTACGACCTGGAGGCGAGCAAGAACATGATCGCCTCCTCCATCCGGGAGAACTACTCCATGCTCCAATCCGCGGAGCGCCTGAGCGAACTCATCTCCACCGGAACGCTCCCCAAGGTCCGCCAGGATTTCCAGCTGGCCATGGCCGGGTACGCGGGCGGAAAGGGAGACATCTACGCCGTGGTGGGAAGGCTCAAGAGCCTTTTGGACTACGAGGCCCAGTACTGGGCCCAGCTGGCCGAGAAACAGAAGGCCGTGGCCCGCCTGGAGAGCCTGGCCGGAATAACCGACGGGCTCACCCTTCCCAAGTCCCCCGATTCCGTCAACGGCACCGGAAACGGCGGGCACAAGGACGCCATGGCCGGCCAGCAGCACGCCAAATCAAACCAGCAGTGA
- a CDS encoding radical SAM/SPASM family putative metalloenzyme maturase — MPAPTDSPSRLFVEVTSRCNLHCPMCVKHSGSADPREGDMSPETFGALKPAFPHLQALILSGIGEPLMHAGLEGFIREAKEAMPAGSWVGFQTNGHLLDTARAMSLIDAGLDRIFLSVDSTSPEMFTSFRGGGNLNHVERALIALSEAKREHPDAALLLGAQFVLMRDNLRELPATVAWLAERGVTRLIVSHILPYDQSMADQPVFGVNTGPSVAFYDQWAERARQEDIDITQYFQVLWKYNKSHEDQRIVDFVKTMSDHALQADIPFHIGNLLSSDDLQQAESVFGRAQAVADDKGLSLVLPPLRPVSGRACLAVEQGGAFVTWDGRVSPCHFLWRSFSCYFFGNAKRVSPRFFGDLSSASLEEIWNSPAYRKFRAEVLECGYPHCPGCNVYPCDDIETTDFEYDCYGETIPCGDCLWSMGLLQCMGQEHDAR; from the coding sequence ATGCCCGCACCCACGGACTCCCCTTCCCGCCTCTTCGTGGAAGTCACCTCCCGGTGCAACCTGCACTGCCCCATGTGCGTCAAGCACTCCGGCAGCGCAGACCCACGCGAGGGCGACATGTCCCCCGAGACCTTCGGCGCCCTGAAGCCCGCCTTCCCGCACCTTCAGGCCCTTATCTTAAGCGGCATCGGGGAGCCGCTCATGCATGCCGGGCTGGAGGGATTCATCCGGGAAGCCAAGGAGGCCATGCCCGCCGGAAGCTGGGTGGGCTTCCAGACCAACGGCCACCTGCTGGACACGGCCCGGGCCATGTCGCTCATCGATGCCGGGCTGGACCGGATTTTTCTGTCTGTTGATTCCACCTCCCCGGAGATGTTCACGTCCTTTCGGGGCGGCGGCAACCTGAACCATGTGGAACGGGCGCTTATCGCCTTGAGCGAAGCCAAGCGCGAACACCCGGACGCGGCGCTTCTCCTGGGGGCCCAGTTCGTGCTCATGCGAGACAACTTACGCGAGCTTCCGGCCACGGTTGCCTGGCTGGCCGAGCGTGGAGTTACCCGCCTTATCGTCTCCCACATCCTGCCCTACGACCAGTCCATGGCGGACCAGCCTGTTTTCGGGGTGAACACCGGGCCCTCGGTGGCCTTCTACGACCAGTGGGCCGAACGGGCGCGCCAGGAAGACATCGACATCACCCAGTATTTCCAGGTGCTCTGGAAATACAACAAGAGCCACGAGGACCAGCGCATAGTGGATTTCGTGAAAACCATGTCCGACCATGCCCTCCAGGCGGACATCCCCTTCCACATCGGCAACCTGCTCTCAAGCGACGATCTGCAGCAGGCCGAGTCCGTGTTTGGCAGGGCTCAGGCCGTGGCCGATGACAAGGGCCTTTCACTGGTGCTGCCGCCGCTTCGGCCCGTAAGCGGCCGGGCCTGCCTGGCCGTGGAGCAGGGAGGGGCCTTCGTTACCTGGGACGGCCGGGTCTCCCCTTGCCATTTTTTGTGGCGAAGCTTCAGCTGTTACTTTTTCGGGAACGCAAAGCGGGTTTCGCCGCGCTTTTTCGGCGACCTCTCCAGCGCATCGCTCGAAGAGATCTGGAACAGCCCGGCATACAGGAAGTTCAGGGCAGAAGTTCTGGAATGCGGCTATCCCCACTGCCCCGGCTGCAACGTCTACCCCTGCGACGACATCGAAACCACGGACTTCGAGTACGACTGCTACGGCGAGACCATACCCTGCGGGGACTGCCTGTGGAGCATGGGCCTCTTGCAGTGCATGGGCCAGGAACACGACGCCAGGTGA